In Rutidosis leptorrhynchoides isolate AG116_Rl617_1_P2 chromosome 6, CSIRO_AGI_Rlap_v1, whole genome shotgun sequence, the DNA window CAGGTAGTAATCAAACAAACAACAAAATcaaaagaaaaataattaaatCAAAAGATATCAAACTTTTGTAATAAAGTTCATTCAAAACAGTTCTAGATCAAAATTGTTTATCCATAATACAATACAAAATGGGGAACATAGACAACATAAAAACATAATTAGTAAAAGCATACCTGAGATGCAATGTACCTGGGAAGATGTTGAGTACCATGTGCAAAGAGGAGTAACCAAATTGACAAACTCATGGGCATCAAGATGGTCATCATCTTTCGTAGCGGGATATTTTAGTTTCAAAGATAATTTAACAAATAAACAATGACATCATCGAAGCAACCAATTTACCTGAGCATTAATTTCACACTTAGATTACATTCCCAAGAACCTTTCCAGTAAGCTCCACCGCTAAAATTAATCACACACAAAAAAAAGTTATTAAAGTAATTAAATCAATGACTACAATCAATAGTTAGTTGAtacgtaataataacattatataCGTTTGGATCAACAAATTAGCACAAAAGTCATAATTTGCAGCAGGAACTTTAGTGATTTGAGCTCATTGAGAAGGAACATCAGTAGGTTCCGTTGTGACACTACATAGTTATGAAAGATTACACATTAGTATAAATAAATTGATTGAATATATAAGAAACAAATACAATGTAAGAATGTGTTTTGCTTATTTGTACATGTAATCTAAGTGAAACTCGTGGTTGGATCTTTTAGTAAAATCAACATGCATCCCTCACAATACCTTGAATCAAATCATAAGATGGGTATAATTTGtccatactaatattaatgttaacttGAATCATTTGCAGATTCAGTTCTTCCGTTTAACTACTATCAAGATGTGTTTCCTGTGCGGCATCAATTCCATCAACAAAATTCCAAACAACACCGACAAATCAACAAATTATATACATCAAGTTTCAAATGAAATTAATTATCAACAACTCAAAAGCCAAGTCCGTAAAGACGGTCAAACAACTCAACCAAAATTTTATGCATGCATGCCTCAAGTTTCATATTCCTGTAATATCACGAATCATATTAAACATCGATGTCATCATCAACGTAGGTCAAAAATGACACCTCTAGTCAACTGAAACTTAAAAACTTACCAGATTGCATCTGCTATGACTTATTAACCTCAAAAGTTCACaacaaaaaatattaaaagaataaaTACTGATTAAAAGTATCACCTTCAATGTGCGACGGGACTCTGCAACGTGCACAATGAATGACATCAAAGATCTTACTGGGAAACGGCAATCTTTGGGTACCCATGACAGCTGAAATGGCAGGAATACCCCTTTCGAGTGCAAATTGCACTTGAGCTTCGTGCTCCTCTTTTAGTGCAAACAACATCGTGACGACATCACGCTCGAA includes these proteins:
- the LOC139851473 gene encoding probable methyltransferase PMT26; amino-acid sequence: MIEGMTVCATYGDDNSLRYFDSIVDAKWEKRARVILNVGCRVASFGGYLFERDVVTMLFALKEEHEAQVQFALERGIPAISAVMGTQRLPFPSKIFDVIHCARCRVPSHIEGDTFNQYLFF